The following are from one region of the Staphylococcus schleiferi genome:
- a CDS encoding oxidoreductase: MAQAFRAFLVDQHEDQFVGDFKEITLDHLPDGDVTIRVHYSSINFKDMLATRAHNKIIRKYPMIPGIDLAGVVMESEHPSFKEGDKVIATGYDLGVSHYGGFSEVARVNGDWLVHLPDDLTLEEAMIIGTAGFTAALSIQLLEDNKITSTNGPVLVRGATGGVGSMAVMMLNEIGYKVVASSGHKDYHEKLLELGAREVISRVEDVTEKALAHTQWQAAIDPVGGETVSEVLKRIHPHGAVALSGNVSGNTFSSTVFPFILRGIRLIGVDSVSFPMKRRQHLWRRLSKDLKPRHLHDVKNVIPFDYLQDGLDCVQNHDFIGRIVVDLRPDANN; encoded by the coding sequence ATGGCTCAAGCTTTTAGAGCATTTCTTGTTGATCAACACGAGGATCAATTCGTAGGAGATTTTAAAGAAATAACACTAGACCATTTACCTGACGGTGATGTGACAATTCGTGTGCATTATTCAAGTATCAATTTTAAAGATATGTTAGCCACACGTGCTCACAACAAAATCATACGAAAATACCCAATGATACCGGGTATTGATTTAGCTGGTGTAGTGATGGAATCTGAACACCCATCATTTAAAGAAGGAGATAAAGTTATCGCAACTGGCTATGACTTAGGTGTTTCTCATTACGGTGGATTTAGTGAAGTCGCACGTGTGAATGGCGATTGGCTAGTTCATCTCCCTGATGATTTAACACTTGAAGAAGCAATGATTATCGGGACTGCCGGTTTTACTGCTGCATTGTCAATCCAATTGCTAGAAGATAATAAAATCACTTCAACTAACGGTCCAGTACTTGTTCGTGGTGCAACTGGCGGTGTAGGTTCAATGGCTGTAATGATGTTGAACGAAATTGGTTACAAGGTCGTTGCAAGTTCTGGTCACAAAGATTACCACGAAAAACTTTTAGAATTAGGTGCGAGAGAAGTTATTTCTAGAGTGGAAGACGTAACTGAAAAAGCACTGGCACATACGCAATGGCAAGCAGCAATTGATCCTGTAGGTGGCGAAACTGTATCAGAAGTTTTAAAACGCATCCACCCACATGGTGCTGTTGCTTTAAGCGGAAACGTTAGCGGTAATACTTTCTCAAGTACTGTATTTCCATTTATTTTACGCGGTATCCGTCTCATCGGTGTTGATTCTGTTTCATTCCCTATGAAACGTAGACAACATTTATGGCGTCGTCTATCAAAAGATCTAAAACCACGTCATTTGCATGATGTAAAAAATGTGATTCCTTTTGATTACCTCCAAGACGGTTTAGATTGTGTACAAAATCATGATTTTATCGGACGCATTGTTGTAGATTTACGTCCTGATGCAAACAACTAA
- a CDS encoding YcnI family protein, whose translation MKITKFLLSAVSFLVLLGMTSVADAHVTLNPKVSEPGSYEEYQVRVPVERDQNTVKLELEVPDGVTLSTVEPVPGFKHEFNEDKSGKITKITWKATDKGIGKHEHMDFPIVVANPEKEGQFKWKAMQTYKDGKTVKWTSDDEKSETPAPTTEVKKSEPVKADHHDDAQSSHTSPFVWIISILALIISIVALFKRKNFTKSDNE comes from the coding sequence ATGAAAATTACAAAGTTTTTATTAAGTGCTGTGTCATTTCTTGTGCTATTAGGTATGACATCTGTAGCAGATGCTCACGTAACGCTTAATCCAAAAGTGAGTGAACCCGGTTCATACGAAGAATATCAAGTCAGAGTTCCAGTTGAACGTGATCAAAATACGGTAAAACTTGAATTAGAAGTTCCAGATGGTGTAACTTTATCAACTGTTGAGCCTGTTCCAGGATTTAAACATGAATTTAACGAAGACAAGTCTGGAAAAATCACTAAAATCACTTGGAAAGCAACAGATAAAGGAATTGGCAAACACGAACATATGGACTTTCCAATTGTAGTCGCAAATCCAGAAAAAGAAGGTCAATTCAAATGGAAAGCCATGCAAACATATAAAGATGGTAAAACAGTGAAATGGACAAGCGATGATGAAAAAAGTGAAACGCCCGCACCTACAACAGAAGTGAAAAAAAGTGAACCTGTTAAAGCAGATCACCATGATGACGCACAATCATCACATACATCACCATTTGTATGGATTATTTCTATCTTAGCACTCATTATTTCAATTGTAGCGCTCTTTAAACGTAAAAACTTTACGAAATCTGACAACGAATAA
- a CDS encoding Rib/alpha-like domain-containing protein — MKKSRKLDFLPNVNNRYSIRKFTVGTASILLGVTLIFGASNDEAKAAEKEGATENVESSTASDGVTSDENLNREETTEVTKEEPANNEITTEASNIAKNEATSNSIEENDDTNENTPESTTEPTSNETDNEKAETETTPNETLEENTTSENPQTLKEENSTSTANEDNAESHKQIESNNNEKPEVETSTDSSNQTQSTVEKEDLSTNKNSDNSDKITLPNEAATEVDGNKEVIKANNNISNVSPDINRVTDRATAVDYYAKAANITTKEAEKVISDLNLDGDKLTAQELQFALINALANQQNANTPVATAFRAAPTAANRQATNLAAATPTALSIGSKEIIEADALANGYINSSTDASNAANTLSGRAWVVDRGTPATTENGLSPVPEGTKVYMQWIDKDGSVSPTYVASTTNKLSSSNASQVGPGAYAFDLRKAWVDALGNEHKYRAVSGQYYRLWIEDFQTVNGNTASMIRQAGGFFPGSYVNSVTNSSLGQFPLVGTNMQRTGVFMGVRPTNDYVTKERQDWIHDEQGPINNIAVSTNARNTVSGNVWLETGAGDYANSGTGPNDNNKDPQAEGYTVIMSSLTNEGAQAYKAQVDSLPEGERADAAKTLLTDHPEYISATVYGETDSEGRYTLRFPKDSLNPNYLYGYVTDPEGNIVKTYSSYTSPEFRKPNSNLSWTPQAAPGQNLVQNPMWYNVNFAVVPNTDINLNIVNFNNTDKPAIPGDTVNIDLTGGQLSPIPTNIEWRDKNGNVVQKTEDITSLTDGEQKGVLVVPETAKDGDVYTVYLVAGGNNVAADSFIVKITDERTYEPESNGVTKDYGTGVTTEDVINSVTVPNYPENKGDYTVAVDDPAQLPNGTQSGTTNVGVTVTYPDGTTDHITVPVTIGEQADNDAYEPQSNGVNKDYGTGVTADEVIGSVTVPNYPTDKGDYTVTVDNPAQLPNGTQSGTTNVGVTVTYPDGTTDHITVPVTIGEQADNDAYQPQSNGVNKDYGTGVTADEVIGSVTVPNYPENKGDYTVAVDDPAQLPNGTQSGTTNVGVTVTYPDGTTDHITVPVTIGEQADNDAYEPQSNGVNKDYGTGVTADEVIGSVTVPNYPEDKGDYTVSVDNPEQLPNGNEAGTTNVGVTVTYPDGTTDHITVPVTIGEQADNDAYEPQSNGVNKDYGTGVTTEDVINSVTVPNYPEDKGDYTVAVDDPAQLPNGNEAGTTNVGVTVTYPDGTTDHITVPVTIGEQADNDAYQPQSNGVNKDYGTGVTADEVIGSVTVPNYPENKGDYTVAVDDPAQLPNGTQSGTTNVGVTVTYPDGTTDHITVPVTIGEQADNDAYQPQSNGVNKDYGTGVTADEVIGSVTVPNYPADKGTPNITVDSPEQLPNGNEAGTTNVGVTVTYPDGTTDHITVPVTIGEQADNDAYEPQSNGVNKDYGTGVTTEDVINSVTVPNYPEDKGDYTVSVDNPAQLPDGTQSGTTNVGVTVTYPDGTTDHITVPVTIGEQADNDAYQPESNGVNKDYGTGVTADEVIGSVTVPNYPEGKGDYTVSVDNPEQLPNGNEAGTTDVGVTVTYPDGTTDHITVPVTIGEQPGNDAYQPQSNGVNKDYGTGVTTEDVINSVTVPNYPEDKGDYTVSVDNPAQLPDGTQSGTTNVGVTVTYPDGTTDHITVPVTIGEQADNDAYQPESNGVNKDYGTGVTADEVIGSVTVPNYPEGKGTPNITVDSPEQLPNGNEAGTTNVGVTVTYPDGTTDHITVPVTIGEQSDNDAYEPQSNGVNKDYGTGVTTEDVINSVTVPNYPENKGDYTVTVDNPNELPNGNEAGTTNVGVTVTYPDGTTDHITVPVTIGEQADNDAYEPQSNGVNKDHGTGVTAEDIIGSVTIPNYPEGKEVPKVTIDDPSQLPDGSQSGTTNVGVTVTYPDGTTDHITVPVTIGEQADNDAYEPQSNGVNKDHGTGVTAEDIIGSVTIPNYPEGKETPKVTIDDPTQLPDGTQSGTTNVGVTVTYPDGTTDHITVPVTIGEQPDNDAYEPQSNGVNKDHGTGVTVEDIIGSVTIPNYPEGKETPKVTIDDPTQLPDGSQSGTTSVGVTVTYPDGTTDHITVPVTIGEQADNDAYEPQSNGVNKDHGTGVTVEDIIGSVTIPNYPEGKETPKVTIDDPSQLPDGSQSGTTNVGVTVTYPDGTTDHITVPVTIGEQADNDAYEPQSNGVNKDHGTGVTVEDIIESVTIPNYPEGKETPKVTIDDPTQLPDGSQSGTTDVGVTVTYPDGTTDHITVSVTIGEQVDKDGNEPKVEGITKKGTGVTVEDVIGVITVPDYQEDKGTPQVTVDNPNQLPDGTQSGTTDVAVTVTYPDGKASHINVPVTIVEQAEGQSEESKNNEQISNKGNQKSLPDTGGNDNNATVFGTLFAGLGYLLFIGRRKRNKDQ; from the coding sequence ATGAAAAAATCTAGAAAACTTGATTTTTTGCCGAATGTAAACAATAGGTATTCGATACGTAAGTTTACAGTAGGTACAGCTTCTATTTTATTAGGGGTCACGTTAATATTTGGTGCTTCTAATGATGAAGCGAAAGCAGCTGAAAAAGAGGGCGCAACAGAAAATGTAGAAAGCAGCACTGCTTCCGATGGAGTCACAAGCGATGAAAATTTAAATCGTGAAGAAACAACTGAGGTCACTAAGGAAGAACCTGCTAACAATGAAATTACAACTGAAGCCTCAAATATAGCTAAAAACGAAGCCACATCAAATTCGATTGAAGAAAATGACGACACAAATGAAAACACTCCAGAATCGACTACAGAGCCTACTTCGAATGAAACTGACAATGAAAAAGCAGAAACTGAAACAACTCCAAATGAAACTTTAGAAGAAAACACGACTAGTGAAAACCCACAAACATTAAAAGAAGAGAATTCAACAAGCACAGCAAATGAAGATAATGCAGAATCTCATAAGCAAATAGAATCAAACAATAATGAGAAGCCTGAAGTTGAAACATCGACTGATTCATCAAATCAAACGCAATCAACAGTTGAAAAAGAAGATTTAAGCACGAATAAAAATTCTGATAATTCAGATAAAATTACCTTACCGAATGAAGCGGCAACAGAGGTTGATGGCAATAAAGAAGTGATTAAAGCCAATAATAACATTTCAAATGTATCTCCAGATATTAATCGTGTTACAGATAGAGCGACTGCAGTTGATTACTATGCAAAGGCAGCAAACATCACAACAAAAGAAGCAGAAAAAGTAATCAGTGATTTAAACTTAGATGGAGATAAATTGACAGCACAAGAATTACAATTCGCGTTAATTAATGCATTAGCAAATCAACAAAATGCGAACACACCTGTTGCAACAGCTTTTCGTGCTGCACCAACTGCAGCTAATAGACAAGCAACGAATTTAGCGGCAGCAACACCAACAGCGTTGTCAATCGGATCAAAAGAAATTATTGAAGCTGATGCACTCGCAAATGGTTATATTAATTCTTCAACTGATGCTTCGAATGCAGCCAACACCCTATCAGGTAGAGCGTGGGTTGTAGACAGAGGTACACCTGCAACAACAGAAAACGGATTATCTCCTGTACCAGAAGGCACTAAAGTGTATATGCAATGGATTGATAAAGATGGTTCAGTTTCACCAACTTATGTAGCAAGTACAACAAATAAATTATCTTCTTCAAATGCGTCACAAGTGGGTCCAGGTGCTTATGCATTTGATTTAAGAAAAGCTTGGGTGGATGCGCTAGGAAATGAACATAAGTATAGAGCGGTATCAGGTCAGTACTATCGACTGTGGATTGAGGATTTCCAAACAGTAAATGGAAATACAGCATCAATGATTCGCCAAGCGGGTGGCTTCTTCCCTGGTTCTTATGTTAACTCAGTTACAAACTCAAGTCTTGGTCAGTTTCCTTTAGTTGGAACAAATATGCAACGGACAGGGGTATTCATGGGCGTACGTCCTACAAACGATTATGTAACAAAAGAGCGTCAAGATTGGATTCATGACGAACAAGGTCCTATAAATAATATTGCAGTTTCAACAAATGCAAGAAATACTGTCTCAGGTAATGTATGGTTAGAAACCGGTGCAGGAGATTACGCTAACTCTGGTACGGGTCCTAATGATAATAATAAAGATCCACAAGCTGAAGGATACACTGTGATTATGTCTTCTTTAACGAACGAGGGGGCACAAGCATATAAAGCGCAAGTTGATAGCTTGCCAGAAGGTGAAAGAGCTGATGCTGCTAAAACGCTATTAACAGATCATCCAGAATATATTTCTGCAACGGTTTATGGAGAAACAGATTCAGAAGGAAGATACACTTTAAGATTCCCGAAAGATAGTTTGAATCCTAATTATTTATATGGATATGTAACAGATCCAGAAGGAAATATCGTTAAAACTTATTCGTCTTACACAAGTCCTGAGTTTAGAAAACCAAACAGTAATTTATCATGGACGCCTCAAGCGGCACCAGGACAGAATTTGGTTCAAAATCCAATGTGGTACAATGTGAATTTTGCTGTCGTACCTAATACAGATATTAATTTAAATATTGTTAACTTTAATAATACAGACAAACCAGCTATTCCGGGCGATACAGTTAATATTGATTTAACTGGTGGCCAGTTATCTCCAATTCCAACTAATATTGAATGGAGAGATAAGAATGGTAATGTTGTACAAAAAACTGAAGACATTACTTCTTTAACAGATGGAGAGCAAAAAGGTGTATTGGTAGTACCAGAAACTGCTAAAGATGGGGATGTTTATACAGTATATCTCGTAGCGGGTGGTAATAATGTTGCGGCAGATTCATTCATTGTAAAAATTACTGATGAGCGTACTTATGAACCAGAAAGCAACGGCGTAACAAAAGATTACGGCACAGGTGTAACAACTGAAGATGTGATTAATTCTGTAACAGTTCCAAACTATCCGGAAAATAAAGGAGATTACACTGTAGCGGTTGATGATCCAGCACAATTACCAAATGGTACTCAATCAGGTACAACAAATGTAGGCGTAACAGTGACATACCCAGATGGCACAACGGATCACATTACAGTACCAGTCACAATTGGTGAACAAGCAGACAATGATGCCTACGAACCACAAAGTAACGGTGTGAACAAAGATTACGGTACAGGTGTAACAGCAGATGAAGTAATCGGATCAGTCACAGTGCCGAACTATCCAACAGACAAAGGAGATTACACTGTAACGGTAGATAATCCAGCACAATTACCAAATGGTACACAATCAGGAACAACAAATGTAGGCGTGACAGTCACATATCCAGATGGAACAACGGACCACATTACAGTACCAGTGACAATTGGCGAACAAGCAGACAATGATGCTTATCAACCACAAAGCAATGGTGTGAACAAAGATTACGGTACAGGTGTAACAGCAGATGAAGTAATCGGATCAGTAACAGTACCAAACTATCCGGAAAATAAAGGAGATTACACTGTAGCGGTTGATGATCCAGCACAATTACCAAATGGTACACAATCAGGAACAACAAATGTGGGTGTAACAGTCACATATCCAGATGGCACAACGGATCACATTACAGTACCGGTCACAATCGGTGAACAAGCGGATAATGATGCCTACGAACCACAAAGCAACGGCGTAAACAAAGATTACGGTACAGGCGTAACTGCAGATGAAGTAATCGGATCAGTAACAGTACCAAACTATCCAGAAGATAAAGGGGACTACACAGTATCTGTGGATAATCCTGAACAGTTACCAAATGGTAACGAAGCAGGAACAACAAATGTAGGTGTAACAGTGACATATCCAGATGGAACAACGGATCACATTACGGTGCCGGTTACAATTGGTGAACAAGCGGATAACGATGCCTACGAACCACAAAGCAATGGTGTGAATAAAGATTATGGTACAGGTGTAACAACTGAAGATGTGATTAATTCAGTAACAGTACCTAATTATCCAGAAGATAAAGGAGACTATACTGTAGCGGTTGATGATCCAGCACAATTACCAAACGGTAATGAAGCAGGTACGACAAATGTGGGTGTAACGGTCACATATCCAGACGGCACAACGGATCACATTACAGTACCAGTGACAATCGGTGAACAAGCAGACAATGATGCTTATCAACCACAAAGTAATGGTGTAAACAAAGATTACGGTACAGGCGTAACAGCAGATGAAGTAATCGGATCAGTAACAGTACCAAACTATCCGGAAAATAAAGGAGATTACACTGTAGCGGTTGATGATCCAGCACAATTACCAAATGGTACACAATCAGGCACAACAAATGTGGGTGTAACAGTGACATATCCAGATGGCACAACGGATCACATTACAGTACCAGTGACAATTGGCGAACAAGCAGACAATGATGCTTATCAACCACAAAGTAACGGTGTAAACAAAGATTACGGTACAGGTGTAACAGCTGACGAAGTAATTGGATCAGTGACGGTACCGAACTATCCAGCAGATAAAGGCACACCAAATATTACAGTAGACAGTCCTGAGCAATTGCCAAATGGTAACGAAGCAGGAACAACAAATGTAGGTGTAACAGTGACATATCCAGATGGCACAACGGATCACATTACGGTGCCGGTTACAATTGGTGAACAAGCGGATAACGATGCCTACGAACCACAAAGCAATGGTGTGAATAAAGATTATGGTACAGGTGTAACAACTGAAGATGTGATTAATTCTGTGACAGTACCGAACTATCCAGAAGATAAGGGCGACTACACTGTATCGGTAGATAATCCAGCACAATTACCGGATGGTACTCAATCAGGTACAACAAATGTAGGCGTAACGGTCACTTATCCAGATGGAACGACAGACCACATTACAGTGCCAGTGACAATTGGTGAACAAGCGGATAACGACGCTTATCAACCAGAAAGTAACGGCGTGAATAAAGATTACGGTACAGGTGTAACAGCAGATGAAGTAATCGGATCAGTGACGGTACCGAACTATCCAGAAGGAAAAGGAGACTACACAGTATCTGTGGATAATCCTGAACAATTACCAAACGGTAACGAAGCGGGAACAACGGATGTAGGCGTAACAGTGACATATCCAGATGGCACAACAGATCACATTACAGTACCAGTTACAATTGGCGAACAACCAGGCAATGATGCTTACCAACCACAAAGTAACGGCGTGAATAAAGATTACGGTACAGGTGTAACAACTGAAGATGTAATTAATTCTGTGACAGTACCGAACTATCCAGAAGATAAGGGCGACTACACTGTATCGGTAGATAATCCAGCACAATTACCGGATGGTACTCAATCAGGTACAACAAATGTAGGCGTAACGGTCACTTATCCAGATGGAACGACAGACCACATTACAGTGCCAGTGACAATTGGTGAACAAGCGGATAACGACGCTTATCAACCAGAAAGTAACGGCGTGAATAAAGATTACGGTACAGGTGTAACAGCAGATGAAGTAATCGGATCAGTGACGGTACCGAACTATCCAGAAGGAAAAGGCACACCGAATATTACAGTAGACAGTCCAGAGCAATTGCCAAATGGAAATGAAGCGGGAACAACAAATGTAGGTGTAACAGTGACGTACCCAGATGGCACAACGGACCATATTACGGTGCCAGTGACAATCGGTGAGCAATCAGATAATGATGCCTACGAGCCACAAAGCAATGGTGTGAACAAAGATTACGGCACAGGTGTGACAACTGAAGATGTGATTAATTCAGTAACAGTGCCTAATTATCCAGAAAATAAAGGGGACTACACTGTAACGGTAGATAATCCAAATGAATTGCCAAATGGAAATGAAGCAGGAACAACAAATGTAGGCGTAACAGTGACATACCCAGATGGCACAACGGATCACATTACAGTACCAGTGACAATTGGCGAACAAGCGGATAATGATGCCTACGAACCGCAAAGTAATGGTGTAAACAAAGATCATGGCACAGGTGTAACAGCTGAAGACATCATTGGATCAGTAACTATTCCAAATTACCCAGAAGGAAAAGAGGTACCAAAAGTTACTATCGATGACCCGTCACAATTACCAGACGGAAGTCAATCAGGTACAACAAATGTAGGTGTGACTGTTACGTATCCAGATGGCACAACAGATCACATTACAGTACCGGTTACAATTGGTGAGCAAGCAGATAATGATGCCTACGAGCCACAAAGCAATGGCGTGAATAAAGATCATGGCACAGGTGTAACAGCTGAAGACATCATTGGTTCAGTAACGATTCCAAATTACCCAGAAGGTAAAGAAACACCAAAAGTTACTATCGATGACCCAACACAATTACCGGATGGTACTCAATCAGGTACAACAAATGTAGGTGTGACTGTTACGTATCCAGATGGCACAACAGATCACATTACAGTACCAGTTACAATTGGCGAACAACCAGACAATGATGCCTACGAACCACAAAGCAATGGTGTAAACAAAGATCACGGTACAGGTGTAACAGTCGAAGATATCATTGGATCAGTAACTATTCCAAACTATCCAGAAGGTAAAGAAACACCAAAAGTTACTATAGACGACCCAACACAATTACCAGACGGAAGTCAATCAGGTACGACAAGCGTGGGTGTAACGGTGACGTACCCAGATGGCACAACAGATCACATTACAGTACCAGTTACAATTGGTGAGCAAGCAGATAATGATGCCTACGAACCACAAAGCAATGGTGTAAACAAAGATCACGGTACAGGTGTAACAGTCGAAGATATCATTGGATCAGTAACGATTCCAAATTACCCAGAAGGTAAAGAAACACCAAAAGTTACTATCGATGACCCGTCACAATTACCAGACGGAAGTCAATCAGGAACAACAAATGTAGGCGTAACAGTGACATACCCAGATGGCACAACGGATCACATTACAGTACCAGTTACAATTGGTGAGCAAGCAGATAATGATGCCTACGAACCACAAAGCAATGGTGTAAACAAAGATCACGGTACAGGTGTAACAGTCGAAGATATCATTGAATCAGTAACAATTCCAAACTATCCAGAAGGTAAAGAAACACCAAAAGTTACTATCGATGACCCAACACAATTACCAGATGGTAGTCAATCAGGTACAACAGATGTGGGTGTAACAGTGACGTACCCAGATGGAACGACAGACCATATTACAGTATCAGTGACAATCGGTGAGCAAGTGGATAAAGATGGCAATGAACCAAAAGTAGAAGGTATTACGAAGAAAGGTACGGGTGTTACTGTTGAAGATGTGATTGGCGTAATCACAGTACCAGACTATCAAGAAGATAAAGGCACACCACAAGTGACAGTAGACAATCCAAACCAATTGCCAGATGGAACACAATCAGGAACAACAGATGTGGCTGTAACAGTGACGTATCCGGATGGCAAAGCAAGTCATATTAATGTCCCAGTAACAATTGTAGAACAAGCTGAAGGTCAGTCTGAAGAAAGTAAAAATAATGAGCAAATTTCGAATAAAGGTAACCAAAAATCATTACCTGATACAGGTGGAAATGATAATAACGCTACAGTATTCGGAACATTATTTGCAGGATTAGGATATCTACTATTTATTGGACGCAGAAAGCGTAATAAAGATCAATAA
- a CDS encoding GNAT family N-acetyltransferase, whose protein sequence is MTIDVQFTIPNVEDYCNLRKVCGLSEKSRSAAQKGLNGACFTVTLYDADRLIGLGRVIGDGGTAFQIIDIAVHPNYQGQGYGKTVMTHIMNYIDSVRLPGTYVSLIADYPADQLYKQFGFKSTEPHSGGMFLHFPVTP, encoded by the coding sequence ATGACCATTGATGTTCAATTTACAATTCCTAATGTTGAGGATTATTGTAATTTGAGAAAAGTTTGTGGCTTAAGTGAAAAGTCTAGAAGTGCTGCACAAAAGGGCTTAAACGGGGCTTGTTTTACCGTAACGCTTTATGATGCTGACCGACTTATCGGTTTAGGGCGAGTTATCGGTGATGGTGGCACAGCTTTCCAAATTATTGATATCGCTGTCCATCCAAACTATCAAGGACAAGGATATGGTAAAACTGTCATGACGCATATTATGAATTATATTGATTCCGTTCGTTTACCTGGAACTTATGTCAGTCTAATCGCCGACTACCCGGCTGATCAACTTTACAAACAGTTTGGATTCAAATCAACTGAACCTCATTCTGGCGGTATGTTTTTACATTTTCCTGTTACACCATAA
- a CDS encoding sugar porter family MFS transporter, with protein sequence MKINKKLIFFIGALGGLLYGYDMGVISGALLYLKNDIHLNPFTEGLVVSSMLVGAIFGSGFSGPLSEKLGRRRLVFIISIVFIIGALILASAPSMEVLVIGRLVIGFAVGGSTAIVPVYLSELAPTEARGSLSSLNQLMITIGILSSYLVNYAFAPIEGWRWMLGLAVVPSLILMIGVIFMPESPRWLLEKRGEKAARDVMKLTYPASEIDGEIENMKKINAISDSTWTVLKSPWLLSTIIIGSVFALLQQLIGINAIIYYAPKIFAKAGLGDSTAILSTVGIGVVNVLVTIVAIFIIDKVDRKKLLVIGNIGMVASLLIMSILIWIMGVNSAAWIMMICLTTFIIFFGISWGPILWVMLPELFPMRARGAATGIAALVLSIGSLLVAQLFPLLTEVLEIQEVFLIFAVIGVIALFFVVKFLPETRGRSLEQIEADLRQRTNATVADVKK encoded by the coding sequence ATGAAAATTAATAAAAAGCTTATTTTCTTCATTGGCGCACTCGGTGGACTCTTATACGGGTACGATATGGGTGTTATTTCTGGGGCGCTCCTTTATTTGAAAAATGATATTCATTTAAATCCTTTCACTGAAGGATTAGTCGTTTCATCTATGCTTGTCGGGGCAATATTTGGTTCAGGTTTTAGTGGTCCCCTCTCAGAAAAACTTGGACGTCGCCGTTTAGTTTTTATTATTTCTATCGTCTTTATTATAGGTGCACTCATTCTAGCTTCAGCACCATCGATGGAAGTGCTCGTGATTGGACGTTTAGTCATTGGCTTTGCGGTAGGGGGTTCTACAGCGATCGTGCCTGTTTACCTTTCTGAACTCGCACCAACAGAGGCTCGGGGTTCTTTAAGTTCTTTAAACCAACTTATGATTACCATTGGTATTTTATCTTCTTATCTTGTCAATTATGCATTTGCACCAATTGAAGGTTGGCGCTGGATGCTCGGCCTTGCTGTTGTTCCTTCATTAATATTAATGATTGGCGTTATCTTCATGCCAGAAAGTCCGCGTTGGTTATTAGAAAAACGTGGCGAGAAAGCAGCAAGAGATGTAATGAAATTAACATATCCCGCTTCTGAAATTGACGGTGAAATTGAAAATATGAAAAAAATTAATGCCATCTCTGACAGTACATGGACTGTTTTAAAATCTCCATGGCTGTTATCTACTATTATTATTGGTAGTGTGTTTGCATTATTACAACAATTGATTGGTATTAATGCGATTATTTACTACGCACCTAAAATTTTTGCGAAAGCAGGATTAGGTGACTCTACCGCAATTTTAAGTACAGTTGGCATTGGTGTTGTCAACGTATTAGTTACGATTGTTGCGATATTTATTATTGATAAAGTCGATCGTAAAAAACTGCTCGTTATCGGTAACATTGGTATGGTGGCTTCATTATTAATTATGAGTATCCTTATTTGGATCATGGGTGTGAACAGTGCCGCGTGGATTATGATGATTTGTTTAACTACATTCATTATTTTCTTTGGTATCTCTTGGGGCCCTATTTTATGGGTTATGCTTCCAGAATTATTCCCAATGCGTGCACGTGGTGCAGCAACAGGTATTGCGGCACTCGTTCTTTCAATTGGTAGTTTACTCGTAGCCCAACTGTTTCCACTTCTAACGGAAGTACTTGAAATTCAAGAAGTATTTTTAATTTTTGCGGTTATCGGTGTAATTGCACTCTTCTTTGTTGTTAAATTTTTACCAGAAACACGTGGACGTAGCTTAGAACAAATAGAGGCAGATTTACGTCAACGTACAAACGCAACTGTTGCGGATGTAAAAAAATAA